A part of Rhodamnia argentea isolate NSW1041297 chromosome 8, ASM2092103v1, whole genome shotgun sequence genomic DNA contains:
- the LOC115755851 gene encoding protein HEADING DATE REPRESSOR 1 gives MEQASNNSPKGTLQGFSHVTDAPILWKSRKRSANAWNLDKTMADTADNTPTKQEKMTMDEKMQDSTPLSVLSVKRKALFEPLEPINDINGQRPSAESLLPPPDFDTASYPRGWLVGKKRKLVNVDVVESMRRIAIQEMNRKDREIDGLNEQLEEDSRVLEHLQLQLLEEKRKRVEVERENTMLQDQISMLMNMMQENDTIDEERQREP, from the exons ATGGAGCAAGCGTCTAATAACAGTCCGAAAGGGACTCTGCAAGGTTTCTCTCATGTGACTGATGCGCCAATTCTTTGGAAATCTCGAAAGAGATCAG CAAATGCCTGGAATTTAGACAAGACCATGGCAGACACTGCTGATAATACACCTACTAAACAAGAGAAGATGACAATGGATGAGAAGATGCAGGATTCGACACCACTCTCTGTCCTTTCTGTGAAGCGCAAGGCTCTGTTTGAGCCATTAGAACCGATAAACGATATCAACGGTCAAAGACCATCTGCTGAATCCCTGCTCCCGCCACCAGATTTCGATACTGCAAGCTATCCACGCGGCTGGCTTGTTGGAAAGAAGCGCAAACTAGTCAATGTGGATGTTGTCGAAAGCATGAGAAGAATTGCCATTCAAGAGATGAACAGAAAG GACCGGGAAATTGACGGTCTAAATGAGCAGCTGGAAGAGGACTCTCGGGTATTGGAACATCTTCAGCTACAGCTCTTGGAGGAAAAGAGGAAACGCGTGGAAGTAGAGAGGGAAAATACAATGCTGCAGGATCAAATATCCATGCTGATGAATATGATGCAGGAGAATGACACGATAGACGAAGAAAGGCAACGCGAGCCATAA